A segment of the Acidobacteriota bacterium genome:
AACTCCACCACCAACAGTGACTTATCAGCGATCGGCCTGGAAACTTCCGGCTAGGAGCCTGCGCCGCAGAACGACGTAGACTTCCAGTCAGGCCCGGTTGGGCGGCAAGCGGAGCCGTAGGCGAGGCTTGTCCGGCCAGCACCATTAAGACCGACCATCTCTCAGATCTGCGCCGGCCCGGAACGGCCGGCCAGCAGCGTCTCGATGGCCCGCCGGGTACGGTCGATGAGAGAGTTGCGATCCGCCAGATCGAGATCGGCCACCGGGATCGGCTCGCCGATCTGCACGCGCACGGTCACCGGCCGGATGACCGGGCTGCCCTTGCGCATGGCGGCGTCGGCCCCCTGCACGGCGACCGGCACGATGGGAGCCCGCCCCTTGATCGCCATGATGAACCCCCCTTTCTTGAAGGGGAGCAGGTGTCCCGTCCGGCTGCGCGTGCCCTCGGGGAAGATCATGAACGAGTCGCCCGCCGCGAGAGCCGCGGCGGCACGGTCTATCGCCCCTGAACTCTGGTCCCGGTTGCCGCGCTCTATCGGCACGAAACCCACGAGGTCGAAGGCGTTGCGGAGAACGGGCAACGCCGCGCGGAGTTCCGCCTTGTAGAGGATCTTCAGCCGGGGGTGAATGGCGGAGAGGGCCATGTAGATGATGGGCGGTTCGAGATTGCTGCTGTGATTCGCGCAGTAGACCGCCCCCCGTCGGACCTGAACGTGGTTGCCGCCCGCCGCCGTGAAACGGATGCCGGCGGCCGAGAG
Coding sequences within it:
- a CDS encoding 1-acyl-sn-glycerol-3-phosphate acyltransferase, with translation MAELLRTIVATVRSAAAYLSVLLWVLILGPIGMLLAYVLRRPQILYALGRGGVRLGLSAAGIRFTAAGGNHVQVRRGAVYCANHSSNLEPPIIYMALSAIHPRLKILYKAELRAALPVLRNAFDLVGFVPIERGNRDQSSGAIDRAAAALAAGDSFMIFPEGTRSRTGHLLPFKKGGFIMAIKGRAPIVPVAVQGADAAMRKGSPVIRPVTVRVQIGEPIPVADLDLADRNSLIDRTRRAIETLLAGRSGPAQI